One Anaerolineae bacterium genomic window carries:
- a CDS encoding sugar ABC transporter permease, whose amino-acid sequence MGVTEPVRAGIPRRAGQEARRGGFAGRRLTLLQQEELVSWLFVLPWIFGFVAFIAGPMLYSLYLSLTEASMLRPPVYVGLLNYRNLFSFDEVTSLFWKTLYNTSYYVFISVPLGIVVGFAIALMLNQDVVGRGVWRTIYYLPSIIPGVAVSLLWILIFNKEFGVLNNVLAVVGIEGPAWLYEERWAKPALIIMSLWGAGGPMLIFLAGLQGIPTELFDAAKVDGAGLWPRFRHITIPMVSPTIFFVLITGIIGSFQVFTNTYVMTQGGPNNSTMMYVLYLFNLAFQQFRMGYASALAWIYFIIIMFFTVLIFRSSAAWVYYEAGIAGGE is encoded by the coding sequence ATGGGTGTAACCGAGCCGGTGCGCGCGGGGATTCCCCGGCGTGCAGGGCAAGAGGCGCGGCGCGGGGGGTTCGCCGGCCGCAGGCTGACTCTGCTGCAGCAGGAGGAGCTGGTCTCCTGGCTCTTCGTCTTGCCCTGGATCTTTGGCTTCGTCGCCTTCATCGCCGGGCCGATGCTTTACTCGCTCTATCTCAGCCTCACCGAAGCTAGCATGCTGAGGCCCCCGGTCTACGTGGGGCTGCTCAACTACCGCAACCTCTTCTCCTTCGATGAGGTGACCTCTCTTTTCTGGAAGACGCTCTACAACACCTCTTATTACGTGTTCATTAGCGTCCCCCTGGGCATCGTCGTCGGCTTCGCTATCGCCCTCATGCTGAACCAGGACGTCGTCGGACGAGGCGTCTGGCGCACCATCTACTACTTGCCCTCTATCATCCCCGGCGTGGCGGTGTCGCTCTTGTGGATCCTCATCTTCAACAAGGAGTTCGGGGTCCTCAACAACGTGCTCGCCGTCGTCGGCATCGAGGGGCCCGCGTGGCTATACGAGGAGAGGTGGGCCAAGCCGGCGCTGATCATCATGAGCCTGTGGGGGGCAGGTGGGCCCATGCTGATCTTCTTGGCCGGACTCCAAGGCATCCCCACCGAGCTGTTCGACGCGGCCAAGGTAGACGGAGCCGGGCTGTGGCCCCGGTTTCGGCACATCACCATACCGATGGTGAGCCCCACCATCTTCTTTGTCCTCATCACCGGTATCATTGGGTCCTTTCAGGTCTTCACCAACACCTACGTAATGACGCAGGGCGGGCCGAACAACTCGACCATGATGTACGTGCTTTACCTGTTCAACCTGGCCTTCCAGCAGTTTCGCATGGGCTACGCCAGCGCTTTGGCCTGGATCTACTTCATCATCATCATGTTCTTCACTGTGCTGATCTTCCGATCGTCCGCAGCCTGGGTTTACTACGAAGCTGGTATTGCGGGAGGCGAGTGA
- a CDS encoding sugar ABC transporter substrate-binding protein produces the protein MVTRVLTRRRFLAFSTSGIAAALLTACAATPAPAPAEATGVAAGETVAPAPPAGEVVELRFEDEAEVGPEGFKVFTDVLIPQFEEANPGIKVTFEPAIGDWSQKITAQMAAGDAPDVMVAYGNAAREWMEAEQLLPLEEEFTSDELSDFYEGQLVAFNVNNHLYEIPKYVSTVALSYNKDLMDEAGLDYPTDDWTWDDFLMAADKLTVRDDSGKASQWGYRVAQNYIAHWVWQNGGEWMDKDAMGTKILIDQPKAVEALKFNWDILYTYKYSPSAQEAEGVGSWDFFQTGKLGLHEAHSWQVTDFIARNNFAYDYSLLPHKELSVGHIFADGYGVYAGTKHKAESIKLLRFMTSPEAEREMCTSVLGLQPSRKSVAPVWDTESQGAKAGLNVKAFSDMAAIARLDPYFKNHAKVREIFVPIWDSIWVTGTMGLEEGLTELCTKINEYLATVT, from the coding sequence ATGGTGACGCGTGTTCTGACCCGACGACGGTTCCTCGCATTCTCCACTTCTGGCATTGCCGCCGCACTACTCACAGCCTGTGCAGCGACCCCGGCTCCTGCGCCGGCCGAGGCCACCGGCGTCGCTGCAGGGGAGACGGTGGCACCGGCGCCCCCGGCCGGCGAAGTGGTAGAGCTTCGCTTCGAGGACGAGGCAGAGGTAGGGCCGGAGGGATTCAAGGTCTTCACCGACGTGCTCATTCCCCAGTTCGAGGAGGCGAACCCGGGCATCAAGGTGACTTTCGAGCCGGCCATCGGCGACTGGTCGCAGAAGATCACGGCGCAGATGGCGGCGGGGGACGCTCCGGACGTCATGGTGGCCTACGGCAATGCCGCCCGGGAGTGGATGGAAGCGGAGCAGTTGCTTCCGCTGGAGGAGGAGTTCACCAGCGACGAACTGAGCGACTTCTACGAGGGGCAGCTGGTAGCCTTCAACGTCAACAACCACCTCTACGAGATCCCCAAGTACGTGTCCACGGTAGCCCTCTCCTACAATAAGGACCTGATGGATGAGGCCGGCCTGGACTATCCCACGGATGACTGGACCTGGGATGACTTCCTCATGGCTGCGGACAAGCTCACGGTCCGGGACGACAGCGGCAAAGCCTCCCAGTGGGGCTACCGGGTGGCGCAGAACTATATCGCTCACTGGGTGTGGCAGAACGGCGGTGAGTGGATGGACAAGGACGCCATGGGCACTAAGATCCTCATTGACCAGCCCAAGGCGGTGGAGGCGCTCAAGTTCAACTGGGACATACTTTACACCTACAAGTACTCGCCGTCGGCCCAGGAAGCCGAAGGCGTCGGTAGCTGGGACTTCTTCCAGACTGGGAAGCTCGGTTTGCACGAGGCTCACAGCTGGCAGGTCACTGACTTCATCGCTCGCAACAACTTCGCCTACGACTACTCCCTCCTGCCCCACAAGGAGCTGAGCGTGGGCCACATCTTTGCCGACGGCTACGGCGTCTACGCGGGCACGAAGCACAAGGCGGAGTCCATCAAGCTACTGCGGTTCATGACCAGTCCCGAGGCGGAGCGGGAGATGTGTACTTCAGTGCTGGGGCTGCAGCCATCGCGCAAGAGCGTGGCCCCGGTGTGGGACACGGAGTCGCAGGGAGCGAAAGCGGGCCTGAATGTGAAAGCCTTCAGCGACATGGCCGCCATCGCCCGGCTGGATCCCTACTTCAAGAACCACGCTAAGGTAAGGGAGATCTTCGTCCCCATCTGGGACTCCATCTGGGTCACCGGTACCATGGGCCTGGAGGAAGGGCTCACGGAGCTGTGCACCAAGATCAATGAGTACCTCGCTACGGTGACCTAG
- a CDS encoding hybrid sensor histidine kinase/response regulator → MDARASLEPAQAFRLNKQDVDRAIFNRLLMALVAIQYAILWHMALVTSQDLSLLVFFLAAALVLLALWRVGRRSLQAGKLGLVGACFLGAVAVQASHWEASWLLALPVLVAGALYRPVVAAVLAVLSVLLIELRLPDPVALSSLFVIATGVLSWLTLQPLHQLLLWHSQRSLEATALAEQLRDQRGKLNRTIKALDDSYQLLEKTNRELLLARREADALRDLRSRFATNLSHELRTPLNIILGFSHLIYTKPQLYGMDRWPDALLRDLSELRRNAGYLSDLVDDIVDLARVDALAMPIRREPSDLAHVIQEAVAIAEALAQEKGLSIRVSCDADIPPLAIDPVRIRQVLFNLLTNAVRHTEKGSIHIEATTREGEVVVSVSDSGHGIPQEELASIFDEFYQVGRPKHGPDSGKGLGLAIARRFVQLHGGSIWVESTVGVGSTFSFSLPLADKPVSLSRPGRPLPTPKARSKPLVLVLNDDGTAAGYLRRRLESCDFAPVPADRSPDEMLVGEAPAAVVINTPVSSPAPAQHPLAALLPEAAPVIECSLPSSQWLSGAKEFSAVLTKPVTQEKLLEALKAIVPEPSRATVLIADDDRSFVQLIRRMLQSSSEDGYGVLTAYGGAEALRKARRYRPDAILLDLLMPDMNGFDVLAAIRQEPTLRGIPVVAVTAATPGEDEMAQRGAYFRLTRRSSFRPGELVSLISLAVASGATLPEGHQDFAAGQPVAPVRTGAS, encoded by the coding sequence ATGGACGCTCGCGCTTCTCTGGAGCCGGCTCAGGCGTTTCGGCTCAACAAGCAGGACGTGGACCGGGCGATCTTCAACCGGCTCCTCATGGCCTTGGTCGCCATCCAGTACGCCATCCTGTGGCACATGGCTCTGGTGACCTCGCAGGACCTCTCCCTCCTCGTCTTCTTCCTTGCCGCAGCCCTGGTCCTCCTGGCCCTGTGGCGGGTCGGACGACGAAGCCTGCAGGCAGGGAAACTGGGGCTGGTGGGTGCCTGCTTCCTAGGCGCTGTCGCCGTGCAGGCTAGTCATTGGGAGGCAAGCTGGCTGCTTGCCCTGCCCGTGCTCGTCGCCGGGGCGCTGTACCGGCCGGTGGTAGCTGCTGTCTTGGCCGTGCTCAGCGTCCTGCTCATCGAGCTGCGCCTGCCAGACCCGGTGGCTCTGTCTTCGCTCTTCGTCATCGCCACTGGCGTCTTGTCGTGGCTCACCCTGCAGCCCCTGCACCAACTGCTCCTTTGGCACTCGCAGCGCAGCCTGGAAGCCACTGCCCTCGCCGAGCAACTGCGCGACCAGCGGGGCAAGCTCAACCGCACCATCAAGGCCCTGGACGACTCCTACCAGTTGCTGGAAAAGACCAACCGGGAACTGCTCCTGGCCCGGCGAGAGGCCGACGCCCTCCGCGACCTCAGGAGCCGTTTCGCCACCAACCTCAGCCACGAGCTGCGCACCCCCCTGAACATCATCCTCGGCTTCAGCCACCTCATCTACACCAAGCCCCAGCTCTACGGCATGGACCGCTGGCCAGATGCCCTCCTCCGCGACCTCTCCGAGCTGCGGCGCAATGCCGGTTACCTCTCCGATCTCGTGGACGACATCGTTGACCTGGCCCGCGTGGACGCTCTCGCCATGCCCATCAGACGGGAGCCGAGCGACCTGGCACACGTGATCCAGGAAGCGGTGGCCATCGCCGAAGCCCTGGCCCAGGAGAAGGGCCTATCCATCCGGGTGTCCTGCGACGCGGATATCCCACCCTTGGCGATAGACCCGGTGCGCATACGCCAGGTGCTCTTCAACCTGCTCACCAACGCCGTTCGGCACACCGAAAAGGGCTCGATTCATATCGAAGCCACAACGCGAGAAGGGGAAGTGGTGGTTTCGGTCAGCGACAGCGGCCACGGCATCCCCCAAGAGGAGCTGGCCAGCATATTCGACGAGTTCTACCAGGTCGGCCGGCCCAAGCACGGGCCCGACTCAGGCAAAGGGCTGGGCCTGGCCATAGCGCGCCGCTTCGTGCAGCTTCACGGGGGGAGCATCTGGGTGGAGAGCACCGTCGGGGTGGGTAGTACCTTCTCCTTCTCCCTTCCCCTGGCCGACAAGCCGGTGAGCCTGAGCCGGCCGGGCAGGCCCCTGCCCACCCCCAAGGCCCGCAGCAAGCCCCTGGTGCTGGTCCTCAACGACGACGGCACGGCGGCAGGCTACCTGCGGCGACGCTTGGAGAGCTGCGACTTCGCCCCCGTCCCCGCGGACAGATCCCCGGACGAGATGCTGGTCGGGGAGGCCCCGGCCGCGGTGGTCATAAACACGCCGGTCAGCTCCCCAGCCCCGGCGCAGCACCCGCTGGCTGCTCTCCTGCCCGAGGCGGCGCCCGTGATCGAGTGCTCCCTTCCTAGCAGTCAGTGGCTCTCCGGGGCGAAGGAATTCTCCGCCGTGCTGACCAAGCCGGTGACCCAGGAGAAGCTGCTTGAGGCCCTGAAGGCGATAGTGCCGGAACCGTCCCGCGCCACCGTGCTGATAGCCGACGATGATCGCAGCTTCGTGCAACTCATTCGCCGCATGCTGCAGTCGTCCTCTGAGGACGGCTACGGAGTGCTGACTGCCTACGGCGGGGCGGAGGCCCTGCGAAAGGCGCGTCGCTACCGGCCGGACGCCATCCTGCTCGACTTGCTCATGCCGGACATGAACGGCTTCGACGTCCTGGCGGCCATACGTCAAGAGCCGACGCTGCGGGGGATCCCCGTTGTCGCGGTGACTGCCGCTACTCCCGGTGAGGATGAGATGGCTCAGAGAGGAGCGTACTTCCGCCTCACCAGGCGCAGCTCCTTCCGTCCGGGCGAGCTGGTGAGCCTGATCTCGTTGGCCGTAGCCTCCGGCGCTACCTTGCCAGAGGGCCACCAAGACTTCGCTGCAGGGCAGCCAGTAGCTCCTGTTCGGACAGGGGCTTCTTGA
- a CDS encoding response regulator, with translation MGTLSREEIREALSCLNDNVGLAKASLAQHFSDINTAISIDERANYIRARLLEAIEVLRPARRAAFGSLESRHYDVLSLRYVEGMAVAEMSRELSLGRRQIHRDLQEAEGKLAEVLATLPGVATGYGQAPVAEGNSLRDELELLPYEAGPVELGEVLRTAAELLRPLADRYGTGIIWDAPEGASVWVMADHAVLKQVLVQLLSAAVQSSTAADVRIGVEQGEGAVTAHVRLCSDPRRLRLEQLSEVRRIASSKGIGCQVRAVADDQWEIILDLPRSRPFSVLVIEDNPSAVELYRRYLAPGTWEVEGVSDPRLAYEAATRVRPDVIVLDIMMPKMDGWSVLSLLSNHPNTANIPVVICSVVYDPELGEALGARAYLKKPLSEQELLAALQRSLGGPLAR, from the coding sequence ATGGGGACACTGAGCAGAGAGGAGATACGTGAGGCGCTCAGCTGCCTCAACGACAACGTCGGCCTGGCGAAGGCATCTCTGGCGCAGCACTTCTCGGACATCAACACCGCCATCAGCATAGATGAGCGGGCCAACTACATACGGGCTCGGCTGCTCGAGGCGATCGAGGTGCTCCGGCCGGCCCGACGGGCGGCCTTCGGCTCGCTCGAGTCACGGCATTACGACGTGCTGTCCCTGCGCTATGTCGAGGGGATGGCGGTGGCCGAGATGAGCCGAGAGCTCTCGCTCGGGCGGCGCCAGATACATCGGGACCTGCAGGAGGCGGAAGGGAAGCTGGCGGAGGTCCTGGCTACCCTGCCCGGAGTCGCGACCGGGTACGGCCAGGCACCAGTGGCTGAGGGGAACTCGCTCAGGGACGAGTTGGAGCTCCTTCCCTACGAGGCCGGGCCGGTCGAGCTGGGCGAGGTGCTGAGGACGGCAGCTGAACTCTTGCGCCCCCTGGCCGACCGGTACGGGACTGGCATCATCTGGGATGCGCCGGAGGGGGCCTCGGTCTGGGTCATGGCCGACCACGCCGTGCTGAAGCAGGTCCTGGTGCAGCTTCTCAGTGCCGCCGTCCAGTCCTCCACGGCGGCAGACGTCCGCATCGGCGTCGAGCAGGGCGAGGGTGCGGTCACCGCCCACGTACGCTTGTGTTCCGATCCTCGCCGGCTCCGACTGGAACAGCTGAGCGAGGTTCGGCGGATCGCCTCTTCCAAGGGAATCGGATGCCAGGTGCGTGCGGTTGCCGACGATCAGTGGGAGATCATTCTGGATCTGCCCCGGAGCAGGCCGTTCTCGGTGCTGGTGATCGAGGACAACCCCAGCGCTGTCGAGCTGTACCGTCGCTACCTGGCCCCCGGGACGTGGGAGGTGGAAGGGGTGTCGGACCCTCGCCTGGCCTATGAGGCGGCCACGAGGGTTCGCCCCGACGTGATCGTGCTGGACATCATGATGCCCAAGATGGACGGGTGGAGCGTTCTATCGCTGCTATCGAACCACCCCAACACGGCGAACATCCCGGTGGTGATCTGCTCGGTGGTGTACGATCCTGAGCTGGGGGAGGCGCTGGGAGCCCGAGCCTACCTCAAGAAGCCCCTGTCCGAACAGGAGCTACTGGCTGCCCTGCAGCGAAGTCTTGGTGGCCCTCTGGCAAGGTAG
- a CDS encoding PDZ domain-containing protein has product MRRVLANALMLVLVLCLLVALPSSAQTPTPTLDATATATAPGVGMGVDQGVIAAFEGTVTSVYQRLIPSVVNIQMARQAPSSLLPDVPFGQPPEVQRGVGSGFVWDTEGHVVTNYHVVAGADLIQVTFQDGTTVEAEVVGTDPDSDLAVIRVDVPAEQLVPVEVADSTQVQVGQLAIAIGNPFGLQGSLTLGVVSAVGRLLPVGTSVTGGSQYSVPDVIQTDAPINPGNSGGVLVDAQGRLIGVPTSIISPAGVSAGVGFAVPSRIVAKVVPSLIETGQYQHPYIGITGTTLNPALAEAMGLPERQRGALVIAVTPGGPADEAGLRGGEEEVQVMGTNVPVGGDVIVAVGGEQIRGVDDLITYLSRHTEVGQTVPVTVLREGEPMTVEVTLQARPREQEAQVSPGPTVPAGPRLGVVGVELTPAIAEAMGLPEDQEGVLVQSVQPGSPADEAGIRGGSEPATVDGQRLLLGGDVIVAVDGEPVAQPADVRALLAERQPGDEVTVTLLRDGEEMEVQVTLAEVAR; this is encoded by the coding sequence ATGAGACGTGTGTTGGCGAATGCGCTGATGCTGGTGCTGGTGCTCTGCTTGCTCGTGGCATTGCCATCTTCTGCCCAGACCCCAACGCCTACTTTGGATGCGACCGCTACCGCCACGGCCCCCGGTGTCGGCATGGGCGTGGATCAAGGAGTGATTGCGGCCTTCGAGGGAACTGTCACCTCCGTCTACCAGCGACTCATTCCCTCGGTGGTGAACATCCAGATGGCCCGGCAGGCGCCGTCGTCCTTGCTCCCAGATGTCCCCTTCGGCCAGCCGCCCGAAGTACAGAGAGGTGTGGGGTCGGGCTTCGTCTGGGACACTGAGGGCCACGTGGTGACCAACTACCACGTGGTGGCCGGGGCTGACCTGATTCAGGTCACCTTCCAGGACGGCACCACCGTCGAGGCCGAGGTGGTGGGGACCGATCCGGACAGCGACCTGGCCGTGATCAGAGTGGATGTGCCGGCCGAGCAACTGGTGCCCGTGGAGGTGGCCGATTCTACCCAGGTGCAGGTGGGACAGCTTGCCATAGCCATCGGCAACCCGTTCGGCCTCCAGGGCTCCCTCACTCTGGGTGTGGTGAGCGCGGTGGGGCGGCTCCTTCCGGTGGGTACCTCTGTGACCGGCGGGTCTCAGTACAGCGTCCCCGACGTCATCCAGACCGACGCCCCCATCAACCCGGGCAACTCGGGTGGGGTGCTGGTGGACGCTCAGGGGCGGCTCATCGGGGTGCCGACCTCGATCATCTCGCCCGCTGGGGTCTCCGCCGGGGTGGGTTTCGCCGTGCCCTCGCGCATCGTGGCGAAGGTGGTGCCGTCCCTCATCGAGACGGGCCAGTATCAGCATCCGTACATCGGCATCACGGGGACTACGCTCAACCCGGCCCTGGCCGAGGCCATGGGGCTGCCCGAGCGACAGAGGGGCGCCTTGGTGATAGCCGTGACTCCCGGTGGGCCCGCGGACGAGGCGGGGCTCCGGGGCGGCGAGGAAGAAGTGCAAGTCATGGGCACGAATGTCCCCGTGGGCGGCGACGTCATCGTGGCGGTGGGCGGGGAGCAGATTCGGGGGGTGGACGACCTGATCACCTACCTGTCCCGTCACACCGAGGTAGGTCAGACGGTGCCGGTGACTGTGCTGCGAGAGGGCGAGCCGATGACCGTGGAGGTCACCCTACAGGCCAGGCCCAGAGAGCAGGAGGCACAGGTGAGCCCCGGGCCCACCGTCCCCGCCGGCCCGAGGCTGGGAGTGGTGGGGGTCGAGCTTACTCCCGCCATTGCGGAGGCCATGGGCCTGCCCGAGGACCAGGAGGGCGTGCTGGTGCAGTCGGTGCAGCCAGGTAGTCCCGCCGATGAGGCCGGCATCCGGGGTGGCTCTGAGCCGGCCACTGTGGATGGCCAAAGGCTGCTGCTGGGAGGGGACGTGATCGTCGCGGTGGACGGGGAGCCGGTGGCCCAGCCGGCAGACGTCCGCGCTCTCCTGGCGGAGCGCCAACCAGGGGACGAGGTCACCGTCACCTTGCTGCGCGACGGCGAGGAGATGGAAGTCCAGGTCACGTTGGCGGAGGTAGCTCGGTAG
- a CDS encoding CBS domain-containing protein: MTEHPQYQRLTVYLGESDQWHGRPLWQALLERLRQEDLAGATVLRGLAGFGAHSRIKMATLVRLSADLPLMLVVVDRTERIEAVLPLVSAMVGEGLITLEPIHVVKYGHRYLPQIPRGRRVSEVMTTDPVAVLPDTPLAEVARLLLSSRFTSVPVVDQSGTVVGIVADADFLRWPELALCLRRPEALTDDAVVCLLEELAAVGHTAKEIMTGEVVTVSQGRSLAEAASLMVQRNVKTLPVVDDEGRLVGMLSRSDVIRQVAHEPQRLQAAPAPVGELYVLRDLMRSDVPAVAPEAPLGEVVVAMARSDLGRVVVLDSERRPLGVISDGDLMARVSPEARPGIIRALISRVGLAPGEGREAQQTAAELMSAPAVTVAASAAIAEGIRLLAQEGRRSIVLVDGEGRLQGIVDRPSLLRALLGGAIHG; this comes from the coding sequence GTGACGGAGCACCCGCAGTACCAGCGCCTCACTGTCTATCTCGGCGAGAGCGATCAGTGGCACGGGCGCCCGCTGTGGCAGGCGCTACTGGAGCGGCTGCGCCAGGAGGATCTGGCGGGCGCCACGGTCTTGCGGGGACTGGCTGGCTTCGGGGCCCACAGCCGCATCAAGATGGCGACTCTGGTGCGGCTCTCCGCCGATCTGCCTCTGATGTTGGTGGTAGTGGACCGGACGGAGAGAATTGAGGCCGTATTGCCGCTCGTCTCGGCCATGGTGGGGGAAGGCCTGATCACTCTAGAGCCCATCCACGTGGTGAAGTACGGCCATCGCTACCTGCCCCAGATCCCAAGGGGGCGCCGGGTGAGCGAGGTCATGACCACCGATCCCGTAGCAGTGCTGCCTGATACCCCTCTTGCCGAGGTGGCTCGGCTCCTGCTCTCGAGCCGATTCACTTCGGTGCCGGTGGTGGACCAGTCGGGGACTGTGGTGGGAATCGTGGCCGATGCCGACTTCCTTCGCTGGCCAGAGTTGGCCCTGTGTCTCCGGCGCCCTGAGGCCCTGACGGACGATGCCGTGGTGTGCCTCTTGGAAGAGCTGGCGGCGGTCGGCCACACGGCCAAGGAGATCATGACTGGAGAAGTGGTCACCGTGAGCCAGGGCCGGTCACTTGCCGAAGCCGCCAGCCTCATGGTGCAGCGCAATGTCAAGACGCTGCCAGTGGTGGACGACGAGGGCCGCCTGGTGGGTATGCTGAGCCGTAGTGACGTCATTCGCCAAGTTGCTCACGAACCCCAGAGGCTGCAGGCTGCGCCAGCGCCTGTCGGCGAGCTGTATGTGCTTCGTGACCTGATGCGCTCTGACGTGCCGGCCGTCGCACCTGAGGCCCCTCTCGGCGAGGTGGTTGTGGCCATGGCTCGCTCCGATCTGGGGCGGGTGGTGGTACTCGACAGCGAGCGACGGCCATTAGGGGTCATCTCCGACGGTGACCTCATGGCCCGGGTGAGCCCTGAGGCCCGTCCTGGCATCATTCGGGCGCTGATATCGCGTGTCGGTCTCGCCCCGGGGGAAGGCCGAGAGGCGCAGCAGACGGCCGCCGAGCTCATGTCGGCACCGGCGGTGACCGTTGCTGCTTCGGCCGCCATCGCCGAGGGAATCCGCTTGCTGGCGCAGGAAGGCAGGCGCAGCATCGTTCTGGTTGACGGCGAAGGCCGACTCCAGGGTATAGTCGACCGCCCCTCCCTTCTGCGGGCCTTGCTAGGGGGCGCCATCCACGGGTGA
- the crcB gene encoding fluoride efflux transporter CrcB → MDQVTAISIGAVLGANARYWLGVWVDSRFATGFPLGTLVVNCTGSLVLGFLLILTTQRIALSPRWRLLLAVGFLGSYTTFSSFSVETLALLDEGSWLLALANVLLSVGFGLVGAWLGARLAAGI, encoded by the coding sequence TTGGATCAAGTCACAGCCATAAGCATCGGAGCGGTTCTGGGAGCCAACGCCCGCTACTGGCTGGGCGTCTGGGTTGACAGCCGGTTCGCCACCGGCTTCCCGCTCGGCACTCTCGTGGTGAACTGCACCGGCAGCTTGGTCCTGGGCTTCCTTCTGATCCTCACCACTCAGCGTATAGCGCTCAGCCCGCGCTGGAGGCTGCTCCTTGCCGTGGGCTTCCTGGGCTCCTATACCACCTTTTCCAGCTTTAGCGTCGAGACCCTGGCTCTGCTGGACGAAGGCAGTTGGCTTCTCGCATTGGCCAACGTTCTCCTCAGTGTGGGCTTTGGCCTTGTGGGTGCCTGGCTGGGCGCGCGCCTGGCCGCTGGCATCTAG
- a CDS encoding zinc-binding dehydrogenase, protein MPQTGHRIVFTGPGVAEVEEFVLPEPGPQQALVRTEHTLISAGTEITRYLGELPTHPGYPVYPGYSNVGVVEAVGPGVERPAVGERILTLSQHTSHFLLDLSPERLTYWETVPAAVDPEQATFAVLGSVSMHAVRRANLQLGEAVAVFGAGVVGQLIVQMARSSGARPVIAVDLLDDRLELARRSGADATVSPGREDVVEAIVRLTGGRGADALFDATRTSATIPTMMKAAAQNGRLLIVGSLPDKVEIDPFTELQRRELSIIGCFQPASPVVGHAYFPWTQRRNRALFLDLLRDGSVRVDHLITHRLPYDAAPKAYATLRRGRAGWLGVVLEWG, encoded by the coding sequence ATGCCCCAGACTGGCCACCGCATCGTATTCACCGGCCCCGGCGTCGCCGAGGTGGAGGAGTTCGTCCTCCCCGAGCCGGGCCCGCAGCAGGCTCTGGTCCGCACCGAGCACACCCTAATCAGCGCCGGCACTGAGATCACTCGCTACCTGGGCGAGCTGCCCACCCACCCTGGCTATCCCGTCTACCCCGGCTACTCCAACGTCGGCGTGGTGGAGGCGGTGGGGCCGGGTGTCGAGCGCCCCGCCGTGGGCGAACGCATCCTTACCCTATCCCAGCATACCTCCCACTTCCTGCTGGACCTCTCTCCGGAGCGGCTCACCTACTGGGAGACGGTGCCGGCGGCGGTGGACCCGGAGCAGGCAACGTTCGCGGTCTTGGGCAGCGTCTCCATGCACGCGGTGCGCCGGGCCAACCTGCAACTGGGGGAGGCGGTCGCCGTCTTCGGCGCAGGAGTGGTGGGGCAGCTTATCGTGCAGATGGCCCGATCATCGGGCGCCCGACCAGTGATCGCAGTGGACTTGCTGGACGATCGGCTGGAGCTGGCTCGCCGCTCGGGCGCAGACGCCACCGTCAGCCCGGGCCGGGAGGACGTGGTGGAGGCCATCGTGCGCCTCACTGGCGGCCGGGGCGCCGATGCTCTCTTCGACGCCACCCGGACCTCGGCCACCATACCCACCATGATGAAGGCCGCGGCCCAGAACGGCCGGCTCCTGATTGTGGGCAGCCTGCCCGACAAGGTGGAGATAGACCCCTTCACCGAGCTGCAGCGGCGGGAGCTGAGCATCATCGGCTGCTTCCAACCCGCGTCGCCCGTAGTTGGGCACGCCTACTTCCCCTGGACCCAGCGGCGCAACCGGGCCCTGTTCCTGGACCTGCTGCGCGACGGCTCGGTCAGGGTGGACCACCTCATCACCCACCGGCTGCCCTACGACGCTGCCCCGAAAGCCTACGCCACCCTGCGCCGCGGCCGCGCGGGGTGGTTGGGGGTGGTGCTTGAGTGGGGGTAG
- a CDS encoding CPBP family intramembrane metalloprotease has translation MVRSRASGLRGLVWARWSPRADLAVVALSWLLVVGALYTATVGVTADNGIGYFLLYAVLGAGLFGIGIPLYWTVVRRGRPLSDLGITSRYLMPSLVLQLIFAAVQYQATLARTELPPTTQLVPLVALALTIGFFEAVFWRGWVLLRLEESFGLIPAVLVGSLLYAAYHIGYAMPLSEITFLFVIGLMFAVVFRLTKSIFILWPLLQPMGQLVTLLRDRLQLPLIASLGFVEVLAAMWVLVRLIGRYHRRRASGT, from the coding sequence ATGGTTCGATCACGCGCTTCCGGCCTGAGAGGCCTGGTCTGGGCACGCTGGAGCCCCCGGGCCGACCTGGCCGTGGTAGCCCTATCGTGGCTTCTGGTAGTAGGGGCGCTCTACACCGCTACCGTGGGGGTGACGGCCGACAACGGCATCGGCTACTTCCTGCTCTACGCCGTACTCGGGGCCGGCCTTTTCGGGATCGGCATCCCCCTGTACTGGACAGTCGTCAGGCGGGGCCGACCGCTCTCTGACCTGGGGATCACCAGTCGCTACCTGATGCCCAGCCTGGTCCTCCAGCTTATCTTCGCCGCCGTGCAGTACCAGGCTACTCTGGCTCGGACTGAACTTCCTCCTACGACGCAGCTGGTGCCGCTGGTAGCTCTGGCCCTGACCATCGGCTTCTTCGAGGCCGTGTTCTGGCGAGGATGGGTCTTGCTCCGCCTGGAGGAGTCCTTCGGGCTCATCCCAGCCGTCTTGGTGGGTTCCCTGTTATATGCCGCCTACCACATCGGCTACGCCATGCCCCTGAGCGAGATCACCTTCCTCTTCGTGATCGGCCTGATGTTCGCCGTCGTCTTTCGCCTCACCAAGAGCATCTTCATCCTGTGGCCGCTGTTGCAGCCCATGGGACAGTTGGTTACCCTCCTCCGCGACCGGCTGCAGTTGCCGCTGATTGCCTCCCTGGGCTTCGTGGAAGTGCTGGCCGCTATGTGGGTGCTGGTGCGGCTGATAGGCCGGTATCACCGGCGCCGAGCTTCAGGGACATAG